A genome region from Akkermansiaceae bacterium includes the following:
- a CDS encoding addiction module protein, protein MEAILIEKEAMVLPEAERAVLAERLLVSLESKRIVFQEEWLDEAKARFEAYQAGRIQAVDGGETLAAIRTALGK, encoded by the coding sequence ATGGAAGCAATCCTGATCGAGAAAGAGGCTATGGTCTTGCCGGAAGCGGAGCGGGCGGTTCTTGCCGAGCGGCTTCTGGTCAGCCTCGAAAGCAAAAGGATCGTTTTTCAGGAGGAGTGGCTCGATGAGGCGAAGGCTCGCTTCGAGGCTTACCAAGCGGGACGGATTCAAGCGGTCGATGGCGGGGAAACTCTGGCGGCCATTCGTACAGCCCTCGGGAAATGA